In Truepera sp., the sequence CCGCCGCGGTCACCACCTCGAAGAACGTGTTGCCATGCCGCTCGGCGGCGGGCCTGACCCGCCCGATCAGCTCCTCGATCCGCTCGTGCGGCTCGGGGGCCAGGTCCACTTGCACCCGCTCGCCGAGCCGCTGGAGGTGGGGGCTCGTGTAGAGCCCGACGCGCTCGCCGGCCTTCATCAGGCTCGCCGCGAGCACGCGCGCCACGCTGCCCTTGCCGTTGGTGCCCGCGACCAGCACGCAGCGCAGCCGCTCGTCGGGCGAGCCCAGCTCCGTGAGGAGGGCCCTTATCGGCCCGAGGCCGGGCTTCACGCCGAAGCGCTGCAAGGAGAAGAGCCAGTCCAGGTTGGAGGCGGCCCCCAGCGCGTCACGTGCGCTCATCGCACTCCAACAGGAGCTTCGCGTCGGGGTCGGCGCCATCCGAATGGTGACGCTGCACGAGTTCGACGACGCGGGGGGCGGCACCGGCGCCGCGCAGGAGGTCCGCGCCGTAGCGGGCGTGATGCGCGCGCGCCTGCCGCGCTCCGGCCAGGCCGCGCAACCTGGGCTCGGGCGGCACGTTCGCCCATGGCAGGAGGTGCGCCAGGATCCGCCAGCCGGTCGCTTGTGGCGTTCCGAGCTTGCCCACGTCGTGGAGCAGCGCGGCGGCCACCACCTCCCTCGGGGCGTCCGGCCTGAGGCGCCTTAGTCGGCGCGCCACGTCCACCCCGTGCGCCCGCTCCTGGGGCGAGAGCCGGGCGAAGAGCGCGTACTCGTTCGGCGTCAGGTGCTGCTCGGCCCACGGGTCGTCCGGCCTGGCCAGCGCGGGCACCAGCGACAGCAACGTTCGCCGCAGGGCGTTCGCGTACCAGACGGGGGGCTTCAAGCGCATGCAAGGGCAAGTCTACGACCGGCGCCCTGCCGGGGGCGGTATGCTAGCGCCATTCCCGCCGGCACGGCGGCCCTGGAGTCCTTGGTGCTTGACCGTCCCGTCCGACCCGAACGCTGGCCATCGTTGATCGTCTTGCTCCTGGCGCTGCTCGCAGCCACGGGCTGGGCTCAGTCGCCCACCGCGCCGCAAGCTCCCGCCGCCCCAGGGGGGCCCGCGGACGGTGGCCCGGTCGCCGAGGCGCCGGCAGATCCGGTGCCCCAGGAGGCCGATGCGGCCGTCAAGGCGTGGCTCGCGCGCGAGCCCGTGTCGCTCATGAGCCTCTCGCAACTCGATGCGGCCGACCTCTGTCGGCAACTCCCCGACCTAATCGCGAACCCGGCCCCGCTGCCCGGCACCGAGGTGCGGCTCGAGGACCGGATCGAGCAGCCCAGCGACGACCCCGACGTCAGGCGCTTCACTTACGCGGCCGTGCGGCCGGGCAACCAACTCGACGTGGTCGAGGTCGTCATGCAACGAGCCGACGGCGCCTGGAAGGCCGCCAGCGTGGGCTTCCTCAACC encodes:
- a CDS encoding HDIG domain-containing protein — its product is MRLKPPVWYANALRRTLLSLVPALARPDDPWAEQHLTPNEYALFARLSPQERAHGVDVARRLRRLRPDAPREVVAAALLHDVGKLGTPQATGWRILAHLLPWANVPPEPRLRGLAGARQARAHHARYGADLLRGAGAAPRVVELVQRHHSDGADPDAKLLLECDERT